A genomic segment from Candidatus Deferrimicrobium sp. encodes:
- the argB gene encoding acetylglutamate kinase — MEGYIRKAETLIEALPYIREFTGKTVVVKYGGAAMKDDARMASFAQDIVLLQYVGIRPVIVHGGGPQIDRMLERLSIPTRRAEGLRVTSPEAMEVVEMILGGTVNQRIVALINTFGGKAVGLCGKDGGLILATKSTARSRETGKPLDLGLVGDVREVRPEVLRTLEADGFVPVIAPIGAGEKGEAYNINGDTAAAAIAAAVSAEKFILLTDVAGVLDAKGGRISTMTGAEAESAIRSGAITGGMIPKVECGLAALRGGVRKVHILDGRVSHSVLLEIFTDAGIGTEIVQADREAGVE, encoded by the coding sequence GAGTTCACCGGGAAGACCGTGGTGGTGAAGTACGGCGGCGCAGCGATGAAGGACGACGCGCGGATGGCGTCGTTCGCCCAGGACATCGTTCTGCTTCAGTACGTCGGAATCCGTCCCGTGATCGTCCATGGCGGCGGGCCCCAGATCGACCGGATGCTGGAGAGGCTGTCGATCCCCACGCGGCGCGCGGAGGGGCTGCGGGTCACCTCCCCGGAGGCGATGGAAGTGGTCGAGATGATCCTCGGCGGGACCGTCAACCAGCGGATCGTGGCGCTGATCAACACCTTCGGGGGGAAGGCGGTCGGCCTCTGCGGCAAGGACGGAGGGCTGATCCTCGCGACGAAAAGCACGGCGAGGAGCCGGGAAACCGGCAAACCGCTCGACCTGGGCCTGGTGGGGGACGTGAGGGAAGTGCGCCCCGAGGTGCTGCGGACCCTCGAGGCCGACGGGTTCGTCCCGGTCATCGCCCCCATCGGGGCGGGGGAGAAGGGCGAGGCGTACAACATCAACGGCGACACGGCGGCCGCCGCGATCGCCGCCGCCGTCTCCGCGGAGAAGTTCATCCTCCTCACCGACGTGGCGGGCGTCCTGGACGCGAAGGGCGGGCGCATCTCCACGATGACCGGGGCGGAAGCGGAATCCGCCATCCGGTCGGGCGCGATCACGGGAGGGATGATCCCGAAGGTGGAGTGCGGGCTGGCGGCGCTGCGGGGGGGAGTCCGGAAAGTCCACATCCTCGACGGGCGGGTTTCCCACAGCGTCCTCCTCGAGATCTTCACGGACGCCGGGATCGGGACCGAGATCGTCCAGGCGGACCGGGAGGCGGGTGTGGAATGA
- a CDS encoding aspartate aminotransferase family protein, whose amino-acid sequence MTGEEAIALTQRYQMGNYSRFPVTFVRGEGSWLYDDLGKTYLDFLGGIAVAILGHAHPAVTRAIAEQAGRLVHVSNLFHVPVQARMGERLSVATTGGKVFFCNSGTEANEAAIKLARRWAFDRHGEGRHEIVVLEGSFHGRTYGGLSATAQPKFHQGFEPMLPGFSTVPLGDIDALDRALTDRVCAFFVEPIQGESGVRMHPPGYLKEAESLCRRKGILLVADEIQTGMGRTGVFLACDRFGVDPDVVTLAKGIANGLPLGAVVARDEVAAAFVPGTHGSTFGGNPVCCAAALAVMDVLESAGFYDAVVRKGERLMEGLSKIAARRTDIRDVRGIGLMVGVEMACEAKPIAAKCLDAGLVVNAAAGNILRFLPPLTVTEGEIDRALEILSAALPAEGWKS is encoded by the coding sequence ATGACCGGCGAGGAAGCGATCGCTTTGACGCAACGGTACCAGATGGGGAACTACTCCCGCTTCCCCGTGACCTTCGTACGCGGCGAGGGGAGCTGGCTGTACGACGATCTCGGCAAGACGTACCTGGATTTCCTCGGAGGGATCGCGGTGGCGATTCTGGGGCACGCTCACCCGGCGGTCACGCGGGCGATCGCGGAGCAGGCGGGGCGCCTCGTGCACGTCTCCAACCTGTTCCACGTTCCCGTTCAGGCCAGGATGGGGGAGCGGCTGTCCGTCGCTACGACCGGGGGGAAGGTCTTCTTCTGCAACAGCGGGACGGAGGCGAACGAGGCGGCGATCAAGCTGGCCCGTCGGTGGGCCTTCGATCGACATGGGGAGGGCCGGCACGAGATCGTCGTTCTGGAAGGTTCGTTCCACGGCCGCACCTACGGCGGGCTCTCCGCCACGGCGCAGCCGAAGTTCCACCAGGGGTTCGAGCCGATGCTCCCGGGGTTTTCCACGGTCCCCCTCGGTGACATCGACGCGCTCGACAGGGCCCTGACGGACCGGGTCTGCGCGTTCTTCGTCGAGCCGATCCAGGGGGAGAGCGGGGTGCGGATGCACCCCCCCGGCTACCTGAAGGAGGCGGAATCCCTCTGCCGCAGGAAGGGGATTCTCCTCGTGGCGGACGAGATCCAGACGGGGATGGGACGGACCGGCGTGTTCCTCGCATGCGATCGGTTCGGCGTCGACCCCGACGTGGTGACGCTCGCGAAGGGGATCGCGAACGGGCTGCCCCTGGGCGCCGTCGTCGCGCGCGACGAGGTGGCCGCCGCTTTCGTCCCTGGGACCCACGGCAGCACCTTCGGCGGCAATCCGGTCTGCTGCGCCGCCGCCCTTGCGGTGATGGACGTCCTGGAATCCGCCGGGTTCTACGACGCCGTGGTCCGCAAGGGGGAGCGGCTCATGGAAGGGCTCTCGAAGATCGCCGCCCGCCGGACCGATATACGGGACGTTCGGGGCATCGGCCTCATGGTGGGCGTGGAGATGGCATGCGAGGCGAAGCCGATCGCCGCGAAATGCCTCGACGCGGGCCTCGTCGTCAACGCGGCGGCGGGGAACATCCTGCGGTTCCTCCCCCCCCTGACCGTCACGGAGGGGGAGATCGATCGGGCGCTCGAGATCCTTTCGGCGGCCCTGCCGGCGGAAGGATGGAAGTCGTGA